The nucleotide window GAGGGGGAGACCGGGTTGCCGGTCTCGTCGATCACGAAGCAGCGGTCCGCGTCGCCGTCGAACGCCAGGCCGATGTCCGCGCCGTGCGCGACGACGGCGGCCTGCAGGTCGCGCAGGTTTTCCGGTTCCAGCGGGTTGGCCGGATGGTTCGGGAACGTGCCGTCGAGCTCGAAGTACAGCTCGACGATTTCCAGCGGCAGGGCCGGAAGCACGCCGTCGCCCAGGACTGCGGGGGTGGTGAGCCCGGCCATGCCGTTGCCCGCGTCGACCACCACCTTCAGCGGCCGGGAACCGGTCAGGTCCACCAGGGAGCGCAGGTAGCCGGCGTAGTCGGCCAGCACGTCCTGTTCGCTGCGCGTGCCGGGGGCGGAGGCGGGGATGCCGTCGGCGAGGTAGCGGGCGGCGGTGTCGCGGATCTCGAACAAGCCGGTGTCGGAGGAGACCGGGACGGCGCCGGGCAGGGCCATTTTCATGCCGTTGTATTCGGCCGGGTTGTGCGAGGCGGTGAAGACCACACCGGCCGCGGACAGCGTGCCGCAGGCGAAGTAGAGCTCGTCCGTGGAGATCAGGCCCAGCATCTTCGGGTTCGCCCCGCGGGCCGCGGCACCGCGGGCGAAGGCCTCGGCGAATTCGGGGGAGGACGGGCGCATGTCGCCGCCTACCAGGACGGTCTGACCGGCCAGTCCGAGGACGTCCACGAACGCGGCGCCGGTGGCCTCCACCGTGGCCGCGGTAATCGTTTTGCCGACGATGCCGCGCACGTCGTACGCCTTGAAGGACTCCTGGAAAGAAACACTAAGATCGAGACTCGTCACCGCCCTAGCTTATAAGGAACCCCTGTGGATAACCGACAGGACTGTCAGGCGCGGCTGTAATACTGGGGTAATGGCTGATTTGCAGAGCATGACCGGACAGGTAACCGACCTTCGGGAAGAAGCAACCGAAATCCTCCGCCGGCTGGTGGGAAATCCGGAGGCGCAGTTCCACTCGGGGCAGTTCGAGGCTGTGGAAGCTCTGGTTGCCGGTGGCCGGCGAGCGCTGGTGGTCCAGCGGACAGGCTGGGGAAAGTCCGCCGTCTACTTCGTGGCAAGCCTGCTGCTGC belongs to Arthrobacter crystallopoietes and includes:
- a CDS encoding phosphomannomutase/phosphoglucomutase produces the protein MTSLDLSVSFQESFKAYDVRGIVGKTITAATVEATGAAFVDVLGLAGQTVLVGGDMRPSSPEFAEAFARGAAARGANPKMLGLISTDELYFACGTLSAAGVVFTASHNPAEYNGMKMALPGAVPVSSDTGLFEIRDTAARYLADGIPASAPGTRSEQDVLADYAGYLRSLVDLTGSRPLKVVVDAGNGMAGLTTPAVLGDGVLPALPLEIVELYFELDGTFPNHPANPLEPENLRDLQAAVVAHGADIGLAFDGDADRCFVIDETGNPVSPSAVTALVARREIARAKAAGEDTPVIIHNLITSRAVPELVAADGGRAVRTRVGHSFIKAVMAAEGAVFGGEHSAHYYFRDFFNADTGMLAAMHVLAALGEQGTPLSALAHEYEPYVSSGEINSKIEDKDAAVGRVRNRFAGEDVDIDELDGVTFTARDGSWWFNLRPSNTEPFLRLNAEATDTATLDKVRDTVLELVRE